One genomic segment of Hordeum vulgare subsp. vulgare chromosome 2H, MorexV3_pseudomolecules_assembly, whole genome shotgun sequence includes these proteins:
- the LOC123426605 gene encoding OVARIAN TUMOR DOMAIN-containing deubiquitinating enzyme 12, producing MAHMFPNEGASSSSTSMSSQKSETDDDKMIAMVLEEEYAKLDGAMAKRLTNLTSIPHVPRINTYFPTYSDATMDHHRLHDRLNAYGLFEVRVSGDGNCQFRALSDQLYRSPEYHKHVRKEIVKQLKACNSLYEGHVPMKYKHYCKKMKKSGEWGDHVTLQAAADKFAAKICLLTSFRDTCFVEIVPQYQAPQRELWLSFWSEIHYNSLYDARDLPSKYKPRKKHWLF from the exons ATGGCGCATATGTTTCCAAATGAAGGCGCCTCGTCCAGCTCAACCTCTATGAGCAGCCAGAAGAGTGAGACAGATGATGACAAGATGATTGCAATGGTTCTTGAAGAAGAATATGCGAAGCTAGATGGAGCAATGGCCAAGCGCCTTACGAATTTGACATCTATTCCT CATGTTCCCCGGATTAATACATACTTCCCCACATATAGTGATGCCACCATggatcatcatcgtcttcatgacAG GTTAAATGCATATGGCTTGTTTGAAGTGAGGGTATCAGGTGATGGCAATTGTCAG TTCCGTGCACTCTCAGACCAGCTATATCGATCACCTGAGTATCACAAGCATGTTCGGAAAGAGATAGTGAAGCAG CTCAAGGCGTGTAACTCTTTGTATGAGGGGCATGTCCCAATGAAATATAAACACTATTGCAAGAAGATGAAAAA ATCTGGGGAATGGGGAGACCATGTCACATTGCAAGCAGCTGCTGATAAG TTTGCTGCGAAGATATGCCTTCTAACatctttcagagatacctgtttTGTAGAAATTGTTCCACAGTATCAGGCTCCACAGAGAG AGCTTTGGCTAAGTTTCTGGTCCGAAATTCACTACAACTCACTAtatgatgctcgag ATCTCCCGAGCAAATACAAGCCTAGAAAGAAGCACTGGTTGTTCTAG